In Eulemur rufifrons isolate Redbay chromosome 3, OSU_ERuf_1, whole genome shotgun sequence, a single window of DNA contains:
- the RHPN1 gene encoding rhophilin-1 yields MILEERPDGQGAGEESCVRKGCDPLMQTQHGRLQSRRAWIYQQISKELQMRTGAENLYRATSNHRVRETVALELSYVNSNLQLLKEELEQLDGSVDTCQHGSEGVAAPMIPLGLKETKELDWATPLKELISGHFGEDGASYEAEIRELEALRQAMRNPSRNEAGLELLAAYYNQLCFLDARFLTPARSLGLFFHWYDSLTGVPAQQRALAFEKGSVLFNIGALHTQIGARQDRSCAEGTCRAVEAFQRAAGAFSLLRENFSHAPSPDMSAALLCALERLMAAQAQECVFEGLLLPAPAAPSDGPAQLHLAQEAAQVAAEYRLVHQTMAQPPVCDYVPISWNALVCVKAEYFRSLAHYHAAVALCDGSLVAKGELPTHEQVFLRPLECCTPQGPALPQEPEERRRLGKAHLKRAILGQEEALRLHAVCRVLREVDLLQAVVAQALRRSLARYSELDREDDFCEAAEAPDIQPKTHHKPEARTPCLSQVKVADIFHRLGPLSVFSAKNRWRLVGPVHVTPGESGFGFTLRGDSPVLITAVIPGGQAAAAGLKEGDYIVSVNGQPCKWWKHTEVVAQLKGVGEAGVSLQVVSLLPGSGPPGTGDRRPALLGPGALLRSQRERGCKTPAPARGSPRPLLGWSCKAKRDNSRDSPKRGGLRTWAPGGADKGRVGRPELHLGEAMGGSPLRAPRLLQPRTGQGQPGVALSGHQGAAATRSGGRRWFFRKAIVSPAPLLWGRLLTAGAGHSWDQAPDGCEMGVTAKFSQGSGHCEGLLESRPAVGGGRHPVLTPQQLAPASWGLRSSSFIAS; encoded by the exons GGCTGTGACCCCCTGATGCAGACGCAGCATGGCAGGCTGCAAAGCCGCAGGGCCTGGATCTACCAGCAGATCAGCAAGGAGCTGCAGATGCGGACAGGCGCCGAGAACCTCTACAG agccaCCAGCAACCACAGGGTCAGGGAGACGGTCGCCCTGGAGCTGAGCTATGTCAACTCCAACCTGCAGCTGCTGAAGGAGGAGCTGGAGCAGCTTGATGGCAGTGTGGACACGTGCCAGCATGGGAG TGAAGGTGTTGCTGCCCCCATGATCCCCCTGGGTCTGAAGGAGACCAAGGAGCTGGACTGGGCCACACCCCTGAAG GAGCTGATCTCGGGGCACTTTGGAGAGGACGGCGCCTCCTACGAGGCAGAGATCAGGGAGCTGGAGGCCCTGCGGCAG GCCATGCGGAACCCCAGCCGAAATGAGGCAGGCCTGGAGCTGCTGGCAGCCTACTACAACCAGCTCTGCTTCCTGGACGCGCGCTTCCTCACCCCTGCCAGGAGTCTGGGACTCTTCTTCCACTG GTACGACTCGCTCACGGGCGTCCCGGCCCAGCAGCGTGCCCTGGCCTTCGAGAAGGGCAGCGTGCTCTTCAACATTGGCGCCCTCCACACGCAGATCGGGGCACGCCAGGACCGCTCCTGCGCCGAGGGCACCTGCCGCGCCGTCGAGGCCTTCCAGAGGGCTGCTG GGGCCTTCAGCCTGCTGAGGGAGAACTTCTCCCATGCGCCGAGCCCAGACATGAGCGCTGCCTTGCTCTGCGCACTGGAGCGGCTCATGGCTGCTCAGGCCCAGGAGTGTGTCTTCGAGGGCCTCTTGCTgcctgcccctgcagcccccagcgACGGCCCTGCCCAGCTGCATCTGGCTCAGGAGGCTGCCCAG GTGGCAGCCGAGTATAGGCTTGTGCACCAGACCATGGCCCAGCCGCCTGTCTGTGACTACGTGCCCATCTCCTGGAATGCCCTGGTGTGCGTCAAGGCCGAGTACTTCCGCTCCCTGGCCCACTACCACGCTGCCGTAGCCCTCTGCGACGGCTCCC TGGTGGCCAAGGGAGAGCTTCCCACGCACGAGCAGGTCTTCCTCCGGCCCCTGGAGTGCTGCACACCCCAAGGACCCGCACTGCCACAGGAGCCCGAGGAGCGCAGGAGACTTG GCAAGGCCCACCTGAAACGCGCCATCCTAGGGCAGGAGGAGGCACTACGGCTACATGCCGTGTGCCGCGTCCTGCGCGAGGTGGACCTGCTGCAGGCTGTGGTGGCCCAGGCGCTGCGGCGCTCGCTGGCCAGGTACTCGGAGCTCGACCGTGAGGATGACTTCTGCGAGGCTGCTGAGGCCCCTGACATCCAGC CTAAGACCCACCACAAACCAGAGGCCAGGACACCCTGCCTGTCCCAGGTGAAGGTGGCTGACATCTTCCACCGGCTG GGGCCCCTGTCCGTGTTCTCAGCCAAGAACCGATGGCGACTGGTGGGGCCTGTCCATGTGACCCCAGGAGAGAGTGGCTTCGGCTTCACACTTCGGGGAGACTCACCCGTCCTCATCACCGCTGTCATTCCAGGGGGCCAGGCTGCG GCGGCCGGACTCAAGGAGGGTGACTACATTGTGTCGGTGAACGGGCAGCCGTGCAAGTGGTGGAAGCACACGGAGGTGGTGGCCCAGCTGAAGGGCGTGGGCGAGGCAGGAGTGAGCCTGCAGGTGGTGTCGCTGCTGCCCGGCTCAGGACCGCCTGGCACG GGGGACCGCCGGCCAGCCCTGCTGGGCCCCGGGGCACTTCTGCGGAGCCAGAGGGAGCGAGGTTGCAAGACACCAGCGCCTGCTCGGGGCAGCCCCCGGCCCCTCCTCGGCTGGAGCTGCAAGGCAAAGCGGGACAACAGCAGAGACA GTCCCAAGAGGGGTGGGCTGAGGACCTGGGCTCCAGGGGGTGCTGACAAGGGCCGAGTGGGCAGGCCCGAGCTGCACCTAGGAGAAGCCATGGGGGGCTCTCCCCTGAGGGCCCCAAGGCTCCTGCAGCCCAGGACGGGACAGGGCCAGCCAGGAGTCGCCCTCagtggccaccagggggcagccgctacccgctcaggaggcaggaggtggtTCTTCCGGAAG GCCATCgtgtcccctgcccctctgctATGGGGGAGGCTCCTCACAGCTGGAGCTGGGCACAGCTGGGACCAGGCTCCTGATGGCTGTGAAATGGGAGTTACTGCCAAGTTCTCCCAAGG CTCTGGCCACTGCGAGGGCCTGCTGGAGAGCCGCCCGGCTGTGGGAGGGGGCCGCCACCCTGTCCTCACACCGCAGCAGCTGGCGCCTGCCTCCTGG